The sequence CACCTCGCCCGGCGCGCTCATGAAGACCTTCGACTTCGACTTCAACCCCACGGGGCTCCAGCTCCAGCGGCGCACCGTGTGGAAGGCGACCGCGACCGCCGCCGTGCGCGACGGCGCGACGCCCGAGTTCATGGGGCCCGAGCCGCGCGAGATGACCGTCGAGATCTTCCTCGACACGTCCGACGAGCCCAGCTCGAACACCGTGCTGCGCAAGGTCGAGTCGCTGCTCGACTGCTGCGAGGTGACGAGCAAGAGCATCGCCGCCAAGCGGCCCTCGCCGCCCTGGGTCGTCTTCCAGTGGGGCTCGTTCTCGACGGCGCGGTTCATCGCCTACGTCGCCGCCGTGGACGTCTCGTACTCGCTCTTCGGCACGACCGGCGTGCCCATCCGCGCGACCTGCCGGGTGACCCTGCACGAGATACCCGGCTCCACCGAGGGCCAGAACCCCACGTCGGGGGCCCTCACCGCGCGCCGCGTGCACCGCGTCGTCGCGGGCGACTCGCTCCAGTCGCTCGCCTGGAACGAGTACGGGAACACCGCCGCCTGGCGCGCCATCGCCGAGGCCAACGACATCGACGACCCGTCCCGGCTCTCCAGCGGTACCGAACTCGTCCTGCCCGCCGCCGAGGAGGTGCGTTCCTGATGACCCGCCCCGCCCACTCCGCCGTCCTCCACGTCACGATCGGCGGCGCCCCGCTGCCCCGCGACGTCGCGCCGCTGCTCGTCGACGGCTGGGTCGACCAAGGCGTCGGCGTCCCCGCCGCCTTCCGGCTCACCTTCCGCGACCCGCACCACATCGTCCTCGGCAAGGTCAACGCCGACTTCGGCACGCCCGTCGTCATCGCGCCCGTCGCGGACGGCAAAGGCGCCTCCGAGCCACTGCTGACCGGCGAGGTGACGGGGCTCGAGGCCGACTACGACGGCACCGGTTCCTTCACCGTCATCCGCGGCTACGACGCCGGGCACCGGCTGCTCCGCCAGCGCCGCGTCGCCGCGTACCGCAACCAGTCCGCGTCCGACATCGTGCGCAAGCTCGCCGGGCTCGACGGCGTGCCGATCGGCCGCGTCGAATCGACCCGCACCGTCTACGAGTTCCTCAGCCAGGCGAACGTCACCGACTGGGACTTCCTCGCCCGTCTCGCCGACGAGAACGAGATGGTCATGTCCGTCGACGCGAAGGGCAAGCTCCAGTTCGTCACGCCGGACCCGGCCTCCGGCGCGCCGCCCGTGAGCACGCCGGGCGACAAGAGCCCGTACGTCCTGGAGGCCGGCACGGACATCCTGCGGCTGCGCACCTCCGTGACCGCCGCCGAGCAGGTCGCGACCGTCGAGGCGCGCGGCTGGGACGTCACGACGAAGAAGGAACTCACCGCCACCGCGCCCGCGAAGAGCAACCCGGCCATCGGCATCGGGACGACGCCGGGCAAGGCGGCGGGGAAGTTCAAGAGCGCCAAGCTCGTCGACGCGCAGGTCCCCTACGACCGGCAGGCCGAGGTCAAGCACGCCGCCGACGCGCTCGCCGACGACGTCACCTCCTCCTTCGCCGAGCTGGAGGTCGTGGTCCGCGGAACGCCCAAGCTGCGCCCGGGACTTCCCGTCGCACTCGCCGACGTCGGCACGCCCTTCGAGGGCAAGTACACCGCGACCTCGGTGCGGCACGTCTTCGGCGACGGCAAGCACTACGAGGCGTGGGTCACGGTCAGCGGCAGGCAGTGGCGCTCCTTGTACGGGCTCGCCTCCGGCGGGGGCGGCGGCGACCGGCAGGGGCTCGCGCTCCCCGGCGTCGTCAACGCGCTCGTCACCGACGCGCAGGACCCGCTCAAGCAGGGCCGCGTCAAGCTCCGCTTCCCCTGGCTCGACGACGCCTACGTCAGCGACTGGACCCGCGTCACGCAGTGGGGCGGCGTACGCGGCGGCTCGATCTTCCCGCTCGACGTCGGCGACGAAGTGCTCGTCGGCTTCGACCGGGGCGCGCTCGACCACCCGTACGTCCTCGGCGGCCTCTACAACGGCAAGGACAAACCGACCAAGGTGACCGACGTGCCCCTGCACGACGGGGCGCGGCAGAAGGCCGCCCGCCACACCCTCTCCGACCGCACGGGCAACAGGCTCGACCTGCTCAGCCAGCGCACCGGCGGCAAACAGGGCGTCCGCCTGACGAGCGGGGACGGCAAACTCGTCGTCAACCTCGACCGCGCGCAGACCGAGATCACCGTCGACAGCAGGGGCACGGTGAAGATCAAGGGCAGCAAGTCGGTCTCCGTGGACGCCGGGACGAACCTCTCGCTCAGCGCCAAGGGCAGACTGAGCATCAGCAGCGGCGGGCCGCTGAGCATCAACGGGAAGGGGCCGGTGAGCGTCCGCAGCCTGACCGCGCTCAACGTGGACGGCGGACCGGCGCTCAGCCTCAGCTCCAAGGGCGTGGCCACGCTCAGCTCCCTGGGCACCCTCCAGGTCAACGCCACCGCCAACCTCGGGCTGCGGGCCGCCTCGCTGCTCGTCCAGGGGATCGTCATGGTCAACGGGAAGCCGTACCCGATCCCGTGAGCCACCGGCCCCCCTTCCCCGTACGCCCGACACCCCACGACGAGAGCAGGTGCGTCCCTCATGGCTGAACAATTCGTCGGTTCCGGCTGGGCCTTCCCGCTGCGCATCAGCCCCACCGGGGGCATCGCGCTCGTCAGCGGCGAGCGCGAGGTCGAGGAGGCAATCCGGCTCG comes from Streptomyces sp. Tu6071 and encodes:
- a CDS encoding LysM peptidoglycan-binding domain-containing protein; this encodes MASSSGAGKSLVRASLAIHEPPVGDGTSPGALMKTFDFDFNPTGLQLQRRTVWKATATAAVRDGATPEFMGPEPREMTVEIFLDTSDEPSSNTVLRKVESLLDCCEVTSKSIAAKRPSPPWVVFQWGSFSTARFIAYVAAVDVSYSLFGTTGVPIRATCRVTLHEIPGSTEGQNPTSGALTARRVHRVVAGDSLQSLAWNEYGNTAAWRAIAEANDIDDPSRLSSGTELVLPAAEEVRS
- a CDS encoding VgrG-related protein; this translates as MTRPAHSAVLHVTIGGAPLPRDVAPLLVDGWVDQGVGVPAAFRLTFRDPHHIVLGKVNADFGTPVVIAPVADGKGASEPLLTGEVTGLEADYDGTGSFTVIRGYDAGHRLLRQRRVAAYRNQSASDIVRKLAGLDGVPIGRVESTRTVYEFLSQANVTDWDFLARLADENEMVMSVDAKGKLQFVTPDPASGAPPVSTPGDKSPYVLEAGTDILRLRTSVTAAEQVATVEARGWDVTTKKELTATAPAKSNPAIGIGTTPGKAAGKFKSAKLVDAQVPYDRQAEVKHAADALADDVTSSFAELEVVVRGTPKLRPGLPVALADVGTPFEGKYTATSVRHVFGDGKHYEAWVTVSGRQWRSLYGLASGGGGGDRQGLALPGVVNALVTDAQDPLKQGRVKLRFPWLDDAYVSDWTRVTQWGGVRGGSIFPLDVGDEVLVGFDRGALDHPYVLGGLYNGKDKPTKVTDVPLHDGARQKAARHTLSDRTGNRLDLLSQRTGGKQGVRLTSGDGKLVVNLDRAQTEITVDSRGTVKIKGSKSVSVDAGTNLSLSAKGRLSISSGGPLSINGKGPVSVRSLTALNVDGGPALSLSSKGVATLSSLGTLQVNATANLGLRAASLLVQGIVMVNGKPYPIP